In Carya illinoinensis cultivar Pawnee chromosome 7, C.illinoinensisPawnee_v1, whole genome shotgun sequence, the following are encoded in one genomic region:
- the LOC122315203 gene encoding outer envelope membrane protein 7 produces MGKSKGTKQALVVFGALAFGWLAIELAFGPLLDKARAAMGKSDPTQDPDDEETAADDK; encoded by the coding sequence ATGGGGAAATCAAAGGGTACGAAGCAAGCGTTGGTGGTATTCGGAGCCCTAGCGTTCGGGTGGCTGGCCATCGAGCTCGCCTTCGGGCCCTTACTCGACAAGGCTCGGGCCGCCATGGGCAAGTCTGACCCGACTCAAGATCCCGACGACGAAGAGACCGCCGCCGATGACAAGTGA
- the LOC122317098 gene encoding small nuclear ribonucleoprotein SmD1a, giving the protein MKLVRFLMKLNNETVSIELKNGTVVHGTITGVDISMNTHLKTVKLTLKGKNPVTLDHLSVRGNNIRYYILPDSLNLETLLVEEAPRVKPKKPTAGKPLGRGRGRGRGRGRGRGR; this is encoded by the exons ATGAAGCTCGTCAG ATTTTTGATGAAGCTGAACAACGAGACCGTTTCAATTGAGCTGAAAAATGGCACCGTTGTTCACGGAACTATAACAG GTGTGGATATCAGTATGAATACACACCTGAAGACGGTGAAACTTACATTGAAGGGAAAAAATCCAGTGACTCTGGATCATCTAAGCGTAAGGGGTAACAATATACGATATTATATCCTTCCTGACAGCTTGAATCTTGAGACTTTGCTGGTCGAAGAGGCACCTagggtcaagcccaagaagccaACTGCTG GGAAGCCTTTGGGACGGGGACGTGGCCGTGGACGTGGACGTGGGCGCGGACGTGGCCGCTAA